The genomic interval CCAGAGCATGGAGCGCGAGCACGCGCTGAGGCCGCGGATGGAGCACTACGCGTGCATGGTGGACCTGCTCGGCAGGTTCGGCAGCGTCCGCCGCGCCCACGACTTCATCAGGGGGATGCCGGCGAGGCCCAGCTCCGACGTGTGGGCGGCGCTGCTCGGGGCGGCCACGCTGCACGGGGACGTGGAGACGGCCGGCCTCGCCGCGAGGGAGGTGTTCGAGctcagccgcgccgccgggAGGCAAAGGCCCGGCGCCTACATGGCGATGTCGAACACGCTCGCGGCGGCCGGGAAATGGGACGGCGTGCGTCAGGTCCGGGAGATgatgcggcggcgaggggtaCTGAAAGACGCTGCCTGCAGCTGGGTTGGCTCCGAGTGAAAGTTCTCCATCCTTTTGGATGGTGTAATCATGTACATTAGCTAAAACATTCTATAAATTTTATTGTCTAGTCTTCTTCCTGCAAGCAAGCAATAGCCTGCTCGTATGTAATATTTTGAGCAGGTCGTATTCATTGTTTTTGTCGCAAATTTCTACCGTTTCAGATGCCATAGATGCAGAATTTAGCTAGAACTTTGGTATATTGAAATTTTGACTGGTAAAAGATCTCATCTCTATAATGCATTTATGCACACAACCAAAAGGCCGGGGAGTATACAAGCATCAGACGCGGGAATCTACTGACTTCATATCTAATACACCAGGGAATAAAATATACAGGCACTAAGAATTTTACAGCATGTCGTAGTATCTTATGACCGCAATTAAGCTACTCTGAAGAAACGAGCTGAACTCCGCCTGCATGGAACTTGCAAGCACAGTCATCATAGACCTCTGATAATTTCTACCGACAGCAGTCTCCTATTACTAATCTGGAAATTTTGAGCAGGCGGAGCAAGTCCTGGGATGTCGCGGATGTTCTTGTTATGTGGGTTGACAATCTgttaaaagaataaaatattgtGATTAATTGTTATTCAAGTTCAATCGTGGCATAGTAACAACAGTTAGTGGTATGATGCCTAAGAATTGCAAAAACGAAATAGAAGTTTGAACTCAATTGGCCAAAACAAAAGTGCCAGATATGTCATTTGTGTAAGCAGTTGGACAAGTAGCATTAACAACTAATCATAACTCGGTTTatagttaaaaaaatgtttcagagaATTGTTTCACTCCTAAAGTAGTGAAGGACAAATAAGCAATATGCTATAAGAATTTTTCATCACCAATGAAATTTAGTTGTGTGTTTGATTGGATAATCCACTCATAATCCTCAGGAGATGGAAGTACATAGAAAAAACCTGAAGAACATACCTTAACAACAATAATTGCAATCACACCACAAACAATCAGAAAAAGCAATGCCATAATGCATTTGTCAGTTGCAACCTGCAAGGATTTCAAATTTCAGGTACTGCTGGACATGCAAAAGCACAAGCGCACGcagagggaagagagagggatGGGGGTACCTGACGGCCAATCTCTTTCACCAGCTGGCTAGCCTTCTTTAACGAAAAGTGAACAGTATCCAGCTCATTGCCAATTCTCTTCATTTGTTCCGTCTGTAAAGCAAAagagatttgttgtactagattGCATACTAAACACACAAGTATACCAGATTGCCAAAACAGGCATGTCACAGGAAAATCTTGTATAGTATGTAATGTAGAAAAACTTACTTGCTGTGATAGCGCTGAAGCAGTTTGTGTTCCAGTTTCAATAGTTTGTGCCACAACCTACAAGAAAGATGTCCTGTAAATTTGACATGAAAGAACATTGACAAGAGTGAGTGTAGTTCGTAAAGCAACCATTTTTGAACGGTCAATAGCTTGATCAGTCTGAGTCATTTGTTCTCTTCCAGCATCCATCAGTTGTTGGTTTGTCATAGCTGCAAGTTTAGACAGGTGATTACATAAGAACTAACAGAGATATCTAGCTTTCCATAGTGTCATTGTCAGCGTGATAAGATCAATGAGCCAGCAAAACCCAGTAATAAGATTTTTAGTCTTGAAATAAATTCTTTTAGCTCCTCTTCAGTTTTTGAGAAACTTGTATCTTGCAATCTACCAGGCAAAATTAATCATCGTGAAGCGAAAAGGTATTTATGAATTATATAACACTATTGCCTTCAAATCAAACAAGATAAATACCATGCTTCATTTGCATTTCCATATAGTGGATGCTGTAATGTTACTTAACCAAACAGCTCAACCATGTTCGAAACTAATTGTTTTCTCTACTTTGTTGttcaaaagaaaatctataATATAGTCTACTTGTCATTATAGTATCAAAAGTTAAGAAATCGATCCGTCACAATACTTTGTAATTTCATATACTCTCAACATGATTGCAAGCTCTGCATCTTATGCTCAGCAATCATAAGGcaattattacatttaagaAGATTATTAGCATGGCATTAACCACATTTGAAAAAGATTCACGTGATTATTTTCACCTGATGCTATTTGGATGTTGTCCTCGGCAGCAGGTTCACTACTTCCAGCGCCCATATCAAAGAGCTCAACCctcttattattattacctAGGCTACTTTGATATCTGCAACAGATAGTTTGTGTTAGCATTACTAGAAGTAACAAAAGACATTACAGAAGAATATTGCAGGAGGTACGGATGTTATAAACAAgagcattttttttcagtttaagAAACTGGGTTTCCTCCCAATGGAATTGGTTATATATAATACAACAGAGACTAAACTAGAGGTTCTGTGAAACATATTTATTCATCAAGAGAACTTGCTGACTTACGTCTTCCTCAAGGTGACATAGGAATTCAACTCTTTGATCTGTACAGTTCATAAGAAACTTTTACATGAGTATGCACAGATGGGCTACAACAAATAGCATATCAAAGGGAGGTACCAACCATATATTGCTTTCTGTCATTTAGCTGCTTGTGGACCTCAGGAGGGTTGTTTGACTCCTCATCTTTCAATATACGATCAAACTCTTTGATCAAACTGGAAAGGACGTTTTAAAAACAGAATCAGTGTATATTCAACAAAGCGGAAACTCTCGTAAATCCAACAGATTACATCTTGTTGTCTGTTTAATtgtgaattaaaaataataatattaacaCCGTATATCAACAAATTATGGTCTAGAGGGTCATACATTATGGAAAGACTTCCATGCTTTCATTTAGGAATAAAAGAAAGCTGAAAGGAGGAGCCTATGAATAGGAAAATAACAACAGTATAGGcatcaaaaagaaaacaacaatttCGGGATAGCAGACTGAAGAACGCTCAGCTTAACCTACCGCTTGCACTCCTTCATTTTTGCTGTGAGATCCTCCAGCTGTTTAGCTTGCCTACTTGAATCTTTAATCTTGTCCATCTTTTGAAATCCAtttctgcaaaaagaaaaaaaataataggaaAATTAAAATTCCCTGCAAGATCAAGTTAGCAATTAATAAGGCAGGTAGTACagaaatatttcaaatgtgaCCAATATAGATTCAAACATATGTCGCTATGGTCCAATGTTATCAAGAGTACAATTGACTTTGGACCAACTCGTACTGTGCAATTGTTAGGCATGCTCATAAGGTCAATACGTTAGTGCTTGAAACTTGTCCCTTGGGAAACTTGTAACTGTTTCATTGGAATTAAATACACTCAAAATAAGAATGGTTTCATCAAGAAAATATCATGTCCCACTGAATGCACTAAAGTTTGTTGTTTCAAGTTCCGACGGTActcttatattttaaatctTTAGCTGCCATGGCCTCCCAGATGtgaatttgaatttgttgaTTTTAAGCATATTGATTTTTGGAATGTTTGACTGCGCAACCTATAAAGTGCCATATTAAAAAGGATGGAGTGCCCTCAAGATTCTGAAAAGCAGTAAGGTAGTATCTATGTGGTCACCCACCTTGCGGAAATCATGTGGCCTAACAGGCCACTTCTGCAGCCTAACTACCAACTATTCAGTTACAAGTTGAGTACTCATTCCTTATACAGCCTTATAgagcccttttttttctttttttgaaaaaaaaaaagaatactgaATTATACATCAGGCTGtcaaaaatatatgtttgtcGGATACTCAAGCAGTCCAAAAAGTTCAATTTGCAAGGCGCGCATGTTATCGGACAATTTGGTATCTAAATGTTCCGAAAACAAGTCGAAGTATACTATcattatccaaattcatttagTTAAAATCGTTGAAATCGCACCGGAGCAAACAATCTGACGATCGCTTGGGACAGATTAGGCATCCAGTTGGCTCAAAACAGGAGGGAGTAAAGAAGATAGAAACAACGATTGAACCAGCGTGGGTTGGCCTCAGCGCAGAGTTGTGTGTGCGCATAttaatagtactactagtaagTACTGAACAGAAGAGAAGAGTAACAGTAACAATAacaggggagggagagatgtGGCTCACTGGAGGGCGCGGAAGATGTCCTGGACCTCGCCGTCGATCTGCTCGAGCTCCGGGCTCATGGGCACGTCGCTCGCCATGGCCAAAggcttcctccctcctccgagACCGCCGCCCCCAAACCCTACTATACTAGAACTCTACTCCAGCGGTGAAGCACCAACCACGTAGCTCAGGGTTCCATCGCGATCGGCcgcggaggggaggaaggagaagccGAACAGGGATTGGGGAttgggaggagaagaggaggaggaggaggaggagcctaGGGCTTGGCTCCGAGTGGTGGCGTGGCGTATTAGCTGGGGTTTAGAATAGAATCCAATCTGCCGCAACACACAAAGCCAAGAAACGAGAGGAAAGGggacgggaaaaaaaaaaactgaaagaaagaaagaaagcgaCGCGCTCAAGCAGCTTACGGTTGACAGCGAGGACTCTCAAGTCAGATAACGTTGTTAAACAACAAGAAGGTCGCAATCTATCGGAGTGTCAGGCCCAACTACCTGCTGTGCTGGCTGCTTattcttcttctgctgctgcgcCAATGGCATTTTTAGGCCCCCATTGAATCAAATGAAAAACCATATAAATTATGGAGGATTTTATCATATGAGAAATAATCCTGTAGattcctttgaaacaaaggattgtttCCTAtcaaatcctttgaaattcctatgaaataaaTCTTACTAGagcaattttggaggaaaataagtATGAGGTTTCACCTCATGTTTTCCTCTTCATGTGTCTAAGATtcattcctgcgtttttcctgtgtgcTAATCAAACGATAGTTTGGAGACTTTATTGTGTTTTAAAATCCCATAGGAATCCAATAAATATGACATTTTATTTCTACGTTTTTTCtactcctatgtttttttttcaatcctacaATTTAAATGGGCCcttaatttttctttctttcttctactAATTACTCCGTTCCTACTGTTCCATTATATGTGgtaatattttgagacggagaaaaTAATCTTCTTCCGTGCGAAGGGTTTTCACCATTTTAGGATTTTGCCTGTTTGAAACGTACTAAACGACTTTTTAGCCTTGAATAGTCagcataattaatatttttggtAACAACAACAATATCCCAAATCTCAACCTTACCCTTTATTTTGGATAATGCTCAACCTTACCCTTGAAAACACAAGCTAAATCCATTAGGcatggaagaaaaagaaaagaaacggCTGAGGCCTTTCACAGCGCTCCACGGTGGATCGGTGCTACACCCTGCCACGCATGAGTTTCACTGAGGTGGAGGGGGAGACCGCGCCCACGCTTTGTACCTCGTCCCCACACATAGCGACGCGGTACCTGCCCTTCGACGCGAGCACGCACGGctaggaggaggcgacggcgtgtgcagcggagtgggaggaggcacggcaagaggagggcgaggcggagAGACGAGAGGAATGGCTGGAATCGTCGAATGGATAGGGTCGACCCTCGCTCTAGGAGGGGTAGGTGAGGAAAATTTCTTTGCCCCTCCCGTGACCTCGCGCATTGTTGGGTAACGCCTACTGTGGGCTTGGTACTCTTCATCAGTGTCTCTATCCACACATATATGGGTGCTTGCACTGTGGGGTGAGTATCTTTGAGCTGTGACTTTGGGCTATGGGTATGGACCCATATCTTGCATTGCTATTGCCCTGATATGTTAGGGCTATTTTGGAACGTAAGAATCTAAAATTGCtgaaataggaaaaaaaaactgtatatCTTGGTCCATTGAATCCTGCGGCAGATAAAACCATAAAATTACTCAAAATAGTAGTAGATGTTTGGAATTTTTgaaagaatttaaaaaaaaatgaggccAGACCTCATGCTAGAAATCCTCTAAAATATGAAGGGTTTTTCTTATCctaaggccccctttgaatcgcaggattgagaaaacatagtaataggaaaaacataagattttgataggaatgtaagtgtaaaacagaggattgcaaaacacaggaaaaacacaggaatgaccgtttgattgaaccacaggaaaaacacatgaattggatgagagagatagactcaaaggaaagttagcaagaggttgaagctcttgctaaatttcatccaaaatctctataaGATTGtccattctataggaattttaaaggattggatagaattcaatcctttatttcaaagggtttcatagaaaattttcctataggattgaaatcctctaaaattcctatgtttttcctccaaatcaaaggggccctaagaaGTTCTTTTGAATCAATCCTACAAGCCAATATATCATATGTAAGCTGGAAAAAAatctcaaggaaaaaaaaggaaaggagggATAGAGTCGGGTGTAATGGGCCATATCTTATTTTTGGGCTCATAAAAGAACAGTCGCACCATTGGGCCTCCAATGATAAACCTCTTCTATCTGTTCGATTCCGTTCCGTCCCGGCGGCGGAACCGCTGCCACTCCGTCATGCTTGAGCCGGTGAGGGTGAAACACTAAGGAGATGTTTGGATGCTATACTAATTTTACCACTATTGACCATACTTTTATGCCATACTTATCTAAGTTGTGGCTTATAAATAGTGAGCCGCACCTTAGCTAACAAAATAGAAATGTGCCACACTTTATTGAGTTGATGACATATGGAGCCATAATGTCAATAGACTTTATTGAGTTGTAAAGGAATCTTGTCACAAGTGTGGCTATGAACCAAACAATAGgctaacttggtcaaacttgccTAACATGAGGTGCGGCAACTTTTGGAGCAAACCAAGCAACCcctaaggttttttttttctttttgagttttttttctttttgaggatGAAGCAGTTAAGTTTAGACGTGGTTATGTATGTTATCTATTTGATAGCCGTCATCTGGTTTATTTCTTTGATTATAAAATTCAGTTGTAACCCCAATGATCCtattaaatttgaattgttgCAGTTTTGCATTTCTGCTTTATGGCCATTCGACAATGAACCTATGATTTTGAGGAGCTTTTCTCCGTTTCAGTACAGCCATCTGAAAGATGTCCTTGTTACAGGATACAAAGGGGCCATAGAGCAACCTGAATTTCTTGCACATATCGCGGAGCTATTAACTGTTGATACAGTTGAAGCACCGTGGAATGATATCTTTGGATACGTCATACGAATCAAGCATCAGCTTAGAGCACCATTTTCGTCAAATTGCAGCTAGTTACCTTCATGAAAGGCTTTCACCTGCAACAAAGCTTTGTGTTGTTAATTTCTTATTGTGtttcttaatttcttcttcattGGTACACCTGCTATGCTGGACACATGGCTTCGACAGGCTTGGTGTTTCTTTGGGTTTTTGCCCAGTCAAAAAAATGACTCTGGGTAATACCACTGGTTAGTCTTGAACATTTTGTGGGATTCTAATGATGAACATTTTGTACTCCGACACTAAACTCTACAAGAAGGTTACTTGATGGCaacttaattttgtttttatatttaaGCTATTGTTCATAGACAAGGAGACTCTAGAGAATGCTTTTATGCTCAAATTGTAGCATGTTTACCTGTCTATAGGCCAGCTTGAATTTCTTGTTCGTATCGCTGAAATTAAAAACACCCCTGGGCTGGAGTTATCAACTGTTGATACACTTCAAGCAATGTGG from Oryza glaberrima chromosome 3, OglaRS2, whole genome shotgun sequence carries:
- the LOC127768393 gene encoding novel plant SNARE 13-like isoform X1, which encodes MASDVPMSPELEQIDGEVQDIFRALQNGFQKMDKIKDSSRQAKQLEDLTAKMKECKRLIKEFDRILKDEESNNPPEVHKQLNDRKQYMIKELNSYVTLRKTYQSSLGNNNKRVELFDMGAGSSEPAAEDNIQIASAMTNQQLMDAGREQMTQTDQAIDRSKMVVAQTIETGTQTASALSQQVSFSTLHTIQDFPVTCLFWQSGILVCLVCNLVQQISFALQTEQMKRIGNELDTVHFSLKKASQLVKEIGRQVATDKCIMALLFLIVCGVIAIIVVKIVNPHNKNIRDIPGLAPPAQNFQISNRRLLSVEIIRGL
- the LOC127768393 gene encoding novel plant SNARE 13-like isoform X2, which gives rise to MASDVPMSPELEQIDGEVQDIFRALQNGFQKMDKIKDSSRQAKQLEDLTAKMKECKRLIKEFDRILKDEESNNPPEVHKQLNDRKQYMIKELNSYVTLRKTYQSSLGNNNKRVELFDMGAGSSEPAAEDNIQIASAMTNQQLMDAGREQMTQTDQAIDRSKMVVAQTIETGTQTASALSQQTEQMKRIGNELDTVHFSLKKASQLVKEIGRQVATDKCIMALLFLIVCGVIAIIVVKIVNPHNKNIRDIPGLAPPAQNFQISNRRLLSVEIIRGL